One genomic window of Coffea eugenioides isolate CCC68of unplaced genomic scaffold, Ceug_1.0 ScVebR1_459;HRSCAF=1141, whole genome shotgun sequence includes the following:
- the LOC113758298 gene encoding uncharacterized protein LOC113758298 produces MALEMEVKELIAFSDSDLLVHQTLKQWITKDSKILPYHCNLLNLAKQFQILEFRHLPQARNAFADALATLSSMIQYPDELGIEPIQIQLQDKPAHCWVVVKTSDKSPWYNDIKEFIKTGSYPPEASANDKGFLRRMASKFFLNGEVLYKKTLDLNLLRCIDEDEAQYMMKEVHSGVCGPHMNGHLLAKKIMRTGYFGLQWNAIA; encoded by the coding sequence atggctttggaaatggaaGTTAAGGAGTTAATAGCCTTCAGTGATTCAGATTTACTCGTGCACCAAACATTGAAGCaatggataaccaaagattcaaaaatctTGCCATACCACTGTAATTTGCTCAATCTGGctaaacaatttcaaattttggaatTCAGACATCTCCCACAAGCCCGAAATGCATTTGCAGATGCCTTGGCCACCTTATCTTCTATGATACAATATCCAGACGAATTAGGAATCGAGCCTATCCAAATTCAACTCCAAGACAAGCCTGCTCATTGTTGGGTAGTAGTCAAGACATCTGACAAAAGCCCTTGGTACAATGATATTAAGGAATTCATCAAAACCGGGTCTTACCCTCCAGAAGCTAGTGCAAATGACAAGGGTTTCCTGCGCAGAATGGCCTCGaagtttttcttaaatggagagGTATTATACAAAAAGACCTTAGATTTGAACCTCTTAAGATGCATCGATGAAGATGAAGCTCAATACATGATGAAAGAGGTGCATAGCGGTGTCTgcggacctcacatgaatggacATTTGTTGGCAAAGAAAATTATGAGAACCGGGTATTTTGGCTTACAATGGAACGCGATTGCATAg
- the LOC113758299 gene encoding uncharacterized protein K02A2.6-like, translating to MDVIGTIDPPASNGHRFILVAIEYFTKWVEAESFKHVTKKVVANFLRDHIICRFRVPETLITDNAKNLNNDMVDGLCEQFKIRHRNSAIYRPQMNGTVEAANKNLKKIIRKMTEKHRDWHEKLPYALMAYRTSIRTSTRTTPYSLMYGMEAVLPAEVEIPSLRILMETKLEEADWIKQRYEQLSLIDEKRLNAICHDQCYQKRVARAYNKKVHRRTFEEGDQVLKRILPVQDEAKGKFAPNWQGPFIVQK from the coding sequence ATGGATGTGATTGGCACAATTGACCCTCCTGCTTCAAATGggcatcgatttatattggtggcaattgaGTACTTCACCAAATGGGTCGAAGCGGAATCATTCAAGCACGTGACAAAGAAGGTGGTGGCGAATTTCTTAAGAGATCACATCATATGCCGATTTAGGGTGCCGGAAACATTGATTacagacaatgccaagaatctcaACAATGATATGGTGGACGGGCTATGCGAACAGTTCAAAATCAGACATCGCAACTCTGCCATCTATAGGCCGCAGATGAATGGAACTGTAGAAGCcgcaaacaagaatttgaagaagatcaTTCGCAAGATGACTGAAAAGCATCGTGACTGGCATGAAAAGCTCCCTTATGCACTAATGGCGTATCGCACTTCTATCCGAACATCAACTAGGACAACACCCTACTCgctcatgtatggaatggaagctgtGCTACCTGCCGAGGTCGAAATCCCTTCATTGCGTATTCTAATGGAGACCAAGTTGGAAGAGGCTGATTGGATAAAGCAGCGTTATGAACAACTGTCCTTGATTGATGAGAAACGACTTAATGCTATTTGTCACGACCAATGTTATCAAAAACGCGTGGCCCGGGCCTACAACAAGAAAGTCCATCGGCGTACATTTGAGGAAGGTGACCAAGTACTAAAACGAATTTTGCCAGTACAGGATGAGGCAAAAGGCAAAttcgctccaaattggcaagggccattCATTGTTCAAAAG